Proteins encoded by one window of Nasonia vitripennis strain AsymCx chromosome 5, Nvit_psr_1.1, whole genome shotgun sequence:
- the LOC100680117 gene encoding uncharacterized protein LOC100680117 isoform X5, with translation MKCSRYRQMYERCAEQQRTPDYNAGDYIRLRCNDEPKPPLLSKSSSSRRDDVEKRLCRRRTTTLDELLRQMKLDETLAEDYTKTEEDEQAVAALCPSPQQEHRRRRRHRPSGTGSYRNRHQVAKLTETSARNSSDGGQRWKNEDIVVPRIEDIAADASVNKPPNDDVDNWQQRRLEDNAALTVEKERSHVASEPEEAGSNLLKEFDGEAHVRELKLVRWDFIERIHEEVRKLYRLQRHLDSCSPRGPIVPHTRSVSTMTGDELGGA, from the exons ATGAAGTGCTCGCGCTATCGGCAGATGTACGAGAG ATGCGCCGAGCAGCAGAGGACGCCGGATTACAACGCCGGGGATTACATCCGGCTGCGCTGCAACGACGAGCCTAAGCCGCCACTGCTGTCGAAGTCTAGTAGTAGCCGTCGCGATGACGTTGAGAAGAGGCTTTGCCGAAGGAGAACCACGACCCTCGACGAACTGCTACGACAGATGAAGCTCGACGAGACCTTAGCCGAGGACTACACGAAAACCGAG GAAGACGAGCAGGCAGTGGCAGCTTTGTGTCCAAGTCCCCAGCAGgagcatcgtcgtcgtcgtaggcATCGACCGAGTGGTACCGGCAGTTATCGGAATCGACATCAGGTCGCAAAACTTACGGAGACGTCGGCTCGCAACAGCAGTGACGGCGGACAGAGATGGAAGAACGAAGATATC GTAGTCCCACGGATCGAGGACATCGCAGCGGACGCTTCGGTCAATAAGCCTCCCAACGACGACGTAGACAACTGGCAGCAACGGAGGCTCGAAGATAACGCCGCGCTGACCGTGGAAAAG GAACGAAGCCACGTAGCCTCGGAGCCCGAAGAAGCAGGCTCGAACTTGCTTAAGGAGTTCGACGGCGAGGCGCACGTGCGCGAACTCAAGCTCGTCCGCTGGGACTTCATCGAGCGCATCCACGAGGAGGTTCGCAAGCTTTACCGGCTGCAGCGCCACCTCGATAGCTGCTCACCCCGAGGGCCGATCGTACCACACACCCGAAGCGTCTCCACCATGACCGGCGACGAGCTCGGAGGAGCTTGA
- the LOC100680117 gene encoding uncharacterized protein LOC100680117 isoform X3: protein MSGTEDFSKEERAQLQQRETSCCLSSVEGRRDEKIEDAPHCVTCYCLPSKMKCSRYRQICAEQQRTPDYNAGDYIRLRCNDEPKPPLLSKSSSSRRDDVEKRLCRRRTTTLDELLRQMKLDETLAEDYTKTEEDEQAVAALCPSPQQEHRRRRRHRPSGTGSYRNRHQVAKLTETSARNSSDGGQRWKNEDIVVPRIEDIAADASVNKPPNDDVDNWQQRRLEDNAALTVEKERSHVASEPEEAGSNLLKEFDGEAHVRELKLVRWDFIERIHEEVRKLYRLQRHLDSCSPRGPIVPHTRSVSTMTGDELGGA, encoded by the exons ATGAGCGGAACG GAAGACTTTTCGAAG GAGGAGCGAGCGCAGTTACAGCAGCGCGAGACGAGCTGCTGTCTGTCGAGCGTCGAGGGCCGACGAGACGAGAAGATCGAGGACGCGCCTCACTGCGTCACCTGCTACTGTCTGCCCAGTAAAATGAAGTGCTCGCGCTATCGGCAGAT ATGCGCCGAGCAGCAGAGGACGCCGGATTACAACGCCGGGGATTACATCCGGCTGCGCTGCAACGACGAGCCTAAGCCGCCACTGCTGTCGAAGTCTAGTAGTAGCCGTCGCGATGACGTTGAGAAGAGGCTTTGCCGAAGGAGAACCACGACCCTCGACGAACTGCTACGACAGATGAAGCTCGACGAGACCTTAGCCGAGGACTACACGAAAACCGAG GAAGACGAGCAGGCAGTGGCAGCTTTGTGTCCAAGTCCCCAGCAGgagcatcgtcgtcgtcgtaggcATCGACCGAGTGGTACCGGCAGTTATCGGAATCGACATCAGGTCGCAAAACTTACGGAGACGTCGGCTCGCAACAGCAGTGACGGCGGACAGAGATGGAAGAACGAAGATATC GTAGTCCCACGGATCGAGGACATCGCAGCGGACGCTTCGGTCAATAAGCCTCCCAACGACGACGTAGACAACTGGCAGCAACGGAGGCTCGAAGATAACGCCGCGCTGACCGTGGAAAAG GAACGAAGCCACGTAGCCTCGGAGCCCGAAGAAGCAGGCTCGAACTTGCTTAAGGAGTTCGACGGCGAGGCGCACGTGCGCGAACTCAAGCTCGTCCGCTGGGACTTCATCGAGCGCATCCACGAGGAGGTTCGCAAGCTTTACCGGCTGCAGCGCCACCTCGATAGCTGCTCACCCCGAGGGCCGATCGTACCACACACCCGAAGCGTCTCCACCATGACCGGCGACGAGCTCGGAGGAGCTTGA
- the LOC100680117 gene encoding uncharacterized protein LOC100680117 isoform X2: protein MYAESQDVEERAQLQQRETSCCLSSVEGRRDEKIEDAPHCVTCYCLPSKMKCSRYRQMYERCAEQQRTPDYNAGDYIRLRCNDEPKPPLLSKSSSSRRDDVEKRLCRRRTTTLDELLRQMKLDETLAEDYTKTEEDEQAVAALCPSPQQEHRRRRRHRPSGTGSYRNRHQVAKLTETSARNSSDGGQRWKNEDIVVPRIEDIAADASVNKPPNDDVDNWQQRRLEDNAALTVEKERSHVASEPEEAGSNLLKEFDGEAHVRELKLVRWDFIERIHEEVRKLYRLQRHLDSCSPRGPIVPHTRSVSTMTGDELGGA from the exons ATGTACGCGGAGTCGCAGGACGTG GAGGAGCGAGCGCAGTTACAGCAGCGCGAGACGAGCTGCTGTCTGTCGAGCGTCGAGGGCCGACGAGACGAGAAGATCGAGGACGCGCCTCACTGCGTCACCTGCTACTGTCTGCCCAGTAAAATGAAGTGCTCGCGCTATCGGCAGATGTACGAGAG ATGCGCCGAGCAGCAGAGGACGCCGGATTACAACGCCGGGGATTACATCCGGCTGCGCTGCAACGACGAGCCTAAGCCGCCACTGCTGTCGAAGTCTAGTAGTAGCCGTCGCGATGACGTTGAGAAGAGGCTTTGCCGAAGGAGAACCACGACCCTCGACGAACTGCTACGACAGATGAAGCTCGACGAGACCTTAGCCGAGGACTACACGAAAACCGAG GAAGACGAGCAGGCAGTGGCAGCTTTGTGTCCAAGTCCCCAGCAGgagcatcgtcgtcgtcgtaggcATCGACCGAGTGGTACCGGCAGTTATCGGAATCGACATCAGGTCGCAAAACTTACGGAGACGTCGGCTCGCAACAGCAGTGACGGCGGACAGAGATGGAAGAACGAAGATATC GTAGTCCCACGGATCGAGGACATCGCAGCGGACGCTTCGGTCAATAAGCCTCCCAACGACGACGTAGACAACTGGCAGCAACGGAGGCTCGAAGATAACGCCGCGCTGACCGTGGAAAAG GAACGAAGCCACGTAGCCTCGGAGCCCGAAGAAGCAGGCTCGAACTTGCTTAAGGAGTTCGACGGCGAGGCGCACGTGCGCGAACTCAAGCTCGTCCGCTGGGACTTCATCGAGCGCATCCACGAGGAGGTTCGCAAGCTTTACCGGCTGCAGCGCCACCTCGATAGCTGCTCACCCCGAGGGCCGATCGTACCACACACCCGAAGCGTCTCCACCATGACCGGCGACGAGCTCGGAGGAGCTTGA
- the LOC100680117 gene encoding uncharacterized protein LOC100680117 isoform X4: protein MSGTEERAQLQQRETSCCLSSVEGRRDEKIEDAPHCVTCYCLPSKMKCSRYRQMYERCAEQQRTPDYNAGDYIRLRCNDEPKPPLLSKSSSSRRDDVEKRLCRRRTTTLDELLRQMKLDETLAEDYTKTEEDEQAVAALCPSPQQEHRRRRRHRPSGTGSYRNRHQVAKLTETSARNSSDGGQRWKNEDIVVPRIEDIAADASVNKPPNDDVDNWQQRRLEDNAALTVEKERSHVASEPEEAGSNLLKEFDGEAHVRELKLVRWDFIERIHEEVRKLYRLQRHLDSCSPRGPIVPHTRSVSTMTGDELGGA from the exons ATGAGCGGAACG GAGGAGCGAGCGCAGTTACAGCAGCGCGAGACGAGCTGCTGTCTGTCGAGCGTCGAGGGCCGACGAGACGAGAAGATCGAGGACGCGCCTCACTGCGTCACCTGCTACTGTCTGCCCAGTAAAATGAAGTGCTCGCGCTATCGGCAGATGTACGAGAG ATGCGCCGAGCAGCAGAGGACGCCGGATTACAACGCCGGGGATTACATCCGGCTGCGCTGCAACGACGAGCCTAAGCCGCCACTGCTGTCGAAGTCTAGTAGTAGCCGTCGCGATGACGTTGAGAAGAGGCTTTGCCGAAGGAGAACCACGACCCTCGACGAACTGCTACGACAGATGAAGCTCGACGAGACCTTAGCCGAGGACTACACGAAAACCGAG GAAGACGAGCAGGCAGTGGCAGCTTTGTGTCCAAGTCCCCAGCAGgagcatcgtcgtcgtcgtaggcATCGACCGAGTGGTACCGGCAGTTATCGGAATCGACATCAGGTCGCAAAACTTACGGAGACGTCGGCTCGCAACAGCAGTGACGGCGGACAGAGATGGAAGAACGAAGATATC GTAGTCCCACGGATCGAGGACATCGCAGCGGACGCTTCGGTCAATAAGCCTCCCAACGACGACGTAGACAACTGGCAGCAACGGAGGCTCGAAGATAACGCCGCGCTGACCGTGGAAAAG GAACGAAGCCACGTAGCCTCGGAGCCCGAAGAAGCAGGCTCGAACTTGCTTAAGGAGTTCGACGGCGAGGCGCACGTGCGCGAACTCAAGCTCGTCCGCTGGGACTTCATCGAGCGCATCCACGAGGAGGTTCGCAAGCTTTACCGGCTGCAGCGCCACCTCGATAGCTGCTCACCCCGAGGGCCGATCGTACCACACACCCGAAGCGTCTCCACCATGACCGGCGACGAGCTCGGAGGAGCTTGA
- the LOC100680117 gene encoding uncharacterized protein LOC100680117 isoform X1, with protein sequence MSGTEDFSKEERAQLQQRETSCCLSSVEGRRDEKIEDAPHCVTCYCLPSKMKCSRYRQMYERCAEQQRTPDYNAGDYIRLRCNDEPKPPLLSKSSSSRRDDVEKRLCRRRTTTLDELLRQMKLDETLAEDYTKTEEDEQAVAALCPSPQQEHRRRRRHRPSGTGSYRNRHQVAKLTETSARNSSDGGQRWKNEDIVVPRIEDIAADASVNKPPNDDVDNWQQRRLEDNAALTVEKERSHVASEPEEAGSNLLKEFDGEAHVRELKLVRWDFIERIHEEVRKLYRLQRHLDSCSPRGPIVPHTRSVSTMTGDELGGA encoded by the exons ATGAGCGGAACG GAAGACTTTTCGAAG GAGGAGCGAGCGCAGTTACAGCAGCGCGAGACGAGCTGCTGTCTGTCGAGCGTCGAGGGCCGACGAGACGAGAAGATCGAGGACGCGCCTCACTGCGTCACCTGCTACTGTCTGCCCAGTAAAATGAAGTGCTCGCGCTATCGGCAGATGTACGAGAG ATGCGCCGAGCAGCAGAGGACGCCGGATTACAACGCCGGGGATTACATCCGGCTGCGCTGCAACGACGAGCCTAAGCCGCCACTGCTGTCGAAGTCTAGTAGTAGCCGTCGCGATGACGTTGAGAAGAGGCTTTGCCGAAGGAGAACCACGACCCTCGACGAACTGCTACGACAGATGAAGCTCGACGAGACCTTAGCCGAGGACTACACGAAAACCGAG GAAGACGAGCAGGCAGTGGCAGCTTTGTGTCCAAGTCCCCAGCAGgagcatcgtcgtcgtcgtaggcATCGACCGAGTGGTACCGGCAGTTATCGGAATCGACATCAGGTCGCAAAACTTACGGAGACGTCGGCTCGCAACAGCAGTGACGGCGGACAGAGATGGAAGAACGAAGATATC GTAGTCCCACGGATCGAGGACATCGCAGCGGACGCTTCGGTCAATAAGCCTCCCAACGACGACGTAGACAACTGGCAGCAACGGAGGCTCGAAGATAACGCCGCGCTGACCGTGGAAAAG GAACGAAGCCACGTAGCCTCGGAGCCCGAAGAAGCAGGCTCGAACTTGCTTAAGGAGTTCGACGGCGAGGCGCACGTGCGCGAACTCAAGCTCGTCCGCTGGGACTTCATCGAGCGCATCCACGAGGAGGTTCGCAAGCTTTACCGGCTGCAGCGCCACCTCGATAGCTGCTCACCCCGAGGGCCGATCGTACCACACACCCGAAGCGTCTCCACCATGACCGGCGACGAGCTCGGAGGAGCTTGA
- the LOC103316301 gene encoding uncharacterized protein LOC103316301 codes for MEKVKIASLITRSTQTPSLPTSTAKTVRMFYARELLEQPKKKTLDLGLLESPWPPVVGMDRMRARTWWGRFLVELASKASFHGLNHLAAPRRHACERFLVGLSILGALGGLIAISLDSWHRYQHESTMLVLDNNFRKFEIAKPSVTICPINYLDEEKFPEVFRRHNLSDTPATRSFLLTLANLTYDNMRESLDGEFEAVQPDMWLRLLYELRADVELVSQYADEFTWVSTERGLCLMLASAVGDYSAIEYWLTGKLPIASKTKSRRRSYFNVNNYGVVGSISCKSHDFWASSDISFSATAAQLVCRARTSANRCVYRKRMEKCSSQPCAAMRNFSLQEFQPHCIAVRNSPAKFKIRISKACEKIHLKLSSLKVSRLNYLILSQLGMHYPDTLIEYTTPGKVIRKVTLNSLTLGIAEVGSSERVRRLTVRQRNCKLQEDGGLKMWPVYTSSMCRLECKFEEMRRRCGCYPHFAKPSKGVAICTSRQLKSCIAERTNDLIHLKAEKLKSCGCLQDCNEALYIDKESTSFALKEGSPPDAIMNLNIDFPQVKYIHEELFGLTDFLASMGGAAGLFLGASVLSFCEIIYFASLRLLWFGVDEKRKRRKMKRLLRTK; via the exons ATGGAAAAAGTCAAG ATTGCTTCCCTAATTACTCGATCGACGCAGACGCCAAGCTTACCTACCTCCACGGCCAAAACCGTGAGAATGTTTTACGCGAGGGAGTTGTTGGAACagccgaagaagaagacgtTGGATTTAGGCCTTTTGGAATCACCCTGGCCACCGGTCGTTGGGATGGATAGAATGAGGGCGAGGACCTGGTGGGGAAGGTTCCTTGTGGAACTCGCGAGCAAGGCGAGCTTTCATGGGCTGAATCATTTGGCGGCTCCAAGGAGACACGCGTGCGAGAG GTTTTTAGTCGGCCTCAGCATACTGGGAGCCTTGGGTGGTCTCATAGCGATATCCCTGGACTCATGGCACCGCTATCAGCACGAGTCGACTATGCTCGTGTTGGACAACAATTTTCGCAAGTTCGAAATCGCGAAGCCCTCCGTCACGATATGCCCGATCAACTACCTCGACGAGGAGAAATTCCCTGAAGTTTTCAGAAG ACACAACTTGAGCGACACTCCGGCGACGAGGAGCTTCCTGCTGACGTTGGCAAATCTCACGTACGACAATATGCGAGAATCTCTGGACGGCGAGTTCGAAGCTGTGCAGCCGGATATGTGGCTGCGACTACTGTACGAGCTCAGGGCTGACGTCGAGCTCGTGTCCCAGTACGCGGACGAGTTCACCTGGGTCAGTACGGAACGAGGACTCTGTCTCATGTTGGCGAGTGCGGTTGGGGATTACTCGGCGATCGA ATACTGGCTCACCGGCAAACTCCCAATAGCATCGAAGACGAAAAGCAGAAGGAGGTCATACTTCAACGTCAATAATTACGGAGTAGTAGGATCTATAAGCTGCAAGAGTCACGATTTCTGGGCAAGTTCAGATATATCTTTCTCCGCCACAGCAGCACAGCTTGTGTGCAGAGCGCGAACATCGGCCAATCGATGTGTATATAGAAAGCGAATGGAAAAATGTAGCTCAC AACCGTGCGCGGCTATGCGAAACTTTTCTCTTCAAGAATTCCAGCCGCATTGCATCGCCGTTCGAAATTCTCcagcgaaattcaaaattcgcATTTCGAAAGCTTGCGAAAAAATCCACCTGAAACTCTCCTCATTAAAAGTCTCTCGGTTAAACTACCTCATTCTCTCGCAGCTGGGTATGCATTACCCTGACACGCTGATCGAGTACACGACACCGGGGAAAGTCATACGAAAGGTGACGCTGAACTCGTTGACGCTAGGCATCGCCGAGGTCGGCAGTTCGGAGAGGGTAAGACGCCTGACGGTGAGACAGCGAAACTGCAAGCTTCAGGAGGACGGAGGATTGAAGATGTGGCCCGTTTACACCAGCAGCATGTGCAGACTCGAGTGCAAATTCGAGGAGATGAGACGGAGATGCGGCTGCTATCCGCATTTTGCGAAGCCTTCGA AAGGGGTTGCAATCTGCACGTCTCGTCAGCTGAAATCCTGCATCGCCGAGCGAACGAATGATCTGATCCATCTGAAAGCAGAGAAGCTCAAATCCTGCGGTTGCCTTCAAGACTGCAACGAGGCGCTGTACATCGACAAGGAATCAACCTCGTTCGCTCT CAAGGAAGGCTCGCCCCCGGACGCCATAATGAACCTGAACATCGACTTTCCGCAAGTCAAGTACATCCACGAGGAATTGTTCGGATTAACCGACTTCTTGG CCTCGATGGGAGGAGCGGCCGGATTGTTTCTGGGAGCCAGCGTGCTATCCTTCTGCGAGATCATCTATTTTGCAAGCCTTCGTCTGCTCTGGTTCGGCGTCGATGAGAAGCGTAAGCGGAGGAAGATGAAGCGTTTGCTGAGGACTAAATAA